One Orcinus orca chromosome 8, mOrcOrc1.1, whole genome shotgun sequence genomic window, ATCTTGCAGTTGTTAAATACTATTTCGGATGCTGTGCCCGAAAAGTACAGCTGCAGGCGAGGTTCCACCCTCTTGGCCAGGTGCAGCCGAAGGCTTGACTCGGTTTCCAGGGCAGACACTGTGCCCTGCGCCCAGCCCCAGGCGAGGCCAGGAGGGTCGGGGCAGGAGAGAAGGGCCGGGCCTAAGACGAGGCGGTGACCATGGGAGCGGGGACTGGGTGTGGGCGGATGCGAGCAGGTAGCATCCAGCGCCATGAGGGTATAATTCTAGGTTTTCCTTGTTTGCAAGAAGGCCTCTCCTCTCACTTTGCCAGGCCGCTGGCTCGTTAATAACGACTGGGAATGAAACCAGGTGAGGGTTTCTCCACCGCAGGGTCAGAGAAACCCAGCCAGGCGCACCGAGCGCTCAGGCGGGAGGATGGCAGGGGGATGGGGGCTTCTGTGCGTCGGGGCACGATCGTCTATAAGAGCCCCGTGTGCCCCGCGCACCCCAGTGCCAGCTCCTGGGAGCAGCGGCTCACCCTGGCCTGCGGCGGGGCAGCAGGCACCCGGGTGAGGGTGTAGCTGTAACCCTGACCGCCCTTCTCCCCGCAGAGGTCGTGGAGAAGGTGAACGAGCTGATCGCCCGGGGCCGGTACGGCAGGCTCTTCGCAGTGGTGCACTTTGCCAGCCACCAGTGGAAGGTGACCTCTGAAGACCTGATCTTAATTGAAAACAAGTTAGACGTTGCGTGTGGAGAGAGGATCCGGCTGGAGAAGGTGAGACTGTGAGTCAGCTCTGGGGACGTGGCAGGCTGGCCAGTGGGCACGGTGGGGTCAGGGGGGTGTGGGCAGAGCTGCTCCCCGAGGGCGGCCCGACTCGGTAGGGCCCCTCCTTACAGGGAGCCGATCAGCACGTTTCTCTAAGGGGACGCGTGTGTCTGTCTCACGTCAGACAGAGAAGGGTTTGTCTCACGTCTCCTTAGTgtattcttagaggaaaatatttgatCACAGGTACAGTGAAAATCCCAGTTATGGATGTAAAGAGTTCTCAGGCCCGGATTTATGAAGAGAAAATGTTCCGTTTCGGCTCGAACACTGCCCTGACGTTAGGCGTGACAGCTGCCGCTGTGCTGAACGGCCAGCACGGTTTAGAGGCACCTCGCAGGGCGCTGGTCGTCTTCCGACCCTCCTGAGCTGCCGCGTGGTGTGTCCTGCGTGTTTAGCCAAGTGCCTCTGCCCTCCGCTTGTGTTCGGGGGCCTATTTGGTTTTTGCCTATTCTGCTTCTGTTCATAAAACTGTAGATAAAATATGAGATTTCTGTACCGGATCATTTTTTAGGACGTGGTTAACTGTTGGTGTGATGTGATATGACATAtggttttctttataatttaaaactccTCCTTCCTTTGTGATTGTAGATTCTTTGCATATTTACACCCAGGGGAGCATTAAACTCTCCTTTCTCAgacggccttcccacggcctgtGATCCGAGCAGGACCACGGCTCAGGCTGAGCCAGGGCGCTGTGTGGACGCCAGCAGCCAGCACAGCCCCTTCTCCTTGGTGACCCCCGTGGTTCTGTCATGAGCTCACGAACAAGAGTACATTTACCTTTTACATCTCAAATAAGAGGCTTCTGGAGTGTTTTTGTGAGGATCTCCAAAAAGACattattttgaaacatttcacATTAACAAAAACATAGGAAGCTCCACCTAATGCGGGTGGTTTTTCGTAACGTCGGAAGCCCAGCAACAGAGAACGTGTCGGGCTGAGAGTGAGTCAAGCAAGATTTCGCTATTTGTCATCACCTAACACACGTAGCGCGTTGATGTTATTATAAAAGAGGCTTTGTCTTTAGACATTTAAGCTTAATGCAATCGAGTTTTTTTCTCATCAGGAGAATTTCAGACAGTCTCCCAATGTCTAATGAGAACCCCACTGCACTTGGGTCGCAGAACTGTCTTCATCTGAGGCCACACTTAGCATCACAGTTTCCCTCCAGTGAGAGAGGCTGCCTGGCCGTGCAGGGTTTTGCAGTCATTAAAAGAATACCTTGAACCTCAATCTTTGCAGTATCAGCAGGACTATGAACTGCATAAAAGACACCACAGTCTGGTTTGTGCGTTTTTTTCCCCGTAtgtattatacttcaataaaaaagttgtTGTATTTTAAAAGCCACTGTTGCCATAGGAGGTTACCTGCTCGCCCAGATGACCGAGTTCCACGTGTCCGGGTCTGACAGCGCGGGCGTGTCCACAGGCAGCCGGGCGCCCCTGCACACACAGCCACGCCGCCAGCTGGCGCCCCCTCTGTCCCAGGTTGAGGGAGTGGCTAGTTAGATAGCAGAGGAAGCCCACGTTTTGGTTTCGGGGAACCGACACCTTGCTTCCTTTCCAGTGTGCTCGGGCGACTGCCTGTTCTAGGGGCTTTGTGTTATTTGCTGGTAACACGCCTGTTTGATTCCAGGTCCTGCTGGTTGGGGCCGACGACTTCACGCTGCTCGGCAGACCCCTCCTCGGGTAACGTGCTCTCAGATGCCGGCGGGGAGGCTGGGCAGAGGGGCTCCCGTCACACCCGCTGCAACCACCAAGCTCAACACGCTTACGCTTCTCACCGTGGGTGTGTAGTGTCCCACGTACAGAGCATCCAGGACAAATCGTTGACCTGTTACTCATTCACTGCAGTTTGGCCCTTTTAAGATTTGCTGTGGGATGACACTGTTCTTTGTTGTGCTTTTTGGTAGTTTTCACAGTGCCTGCAGGGAGGGCGTATGACGTTGATAACCGGCAGAAAAGGAAGTTAAACTTTATTTAGATGTTCTCACGTAAAGCActagtaaaactgaaaaataatcagGAAGGTACATTACTGTTCGTTTTCCTCTCTTCCAGAAAGGATCTTGTTCAAGTAGAAGCCACAGTCATTGAAAAGACAGAATCATGGCCAAAAATCAACATGAgattcaagaaaaggaaaaactacaaaaggaaaagaagtaagtTGGAGAAAGCGTGGCTGCTGCGTTCCCGTCCTCTGGGTGTTGCCCCACGTCCTGTGCTGGGCCAGGTTGGACGGGGCCCTGCCCTCTGCCAGGCGTTTTTGTGGGTGCAGCAGCCCAGAGACCAGTGAGAGCTCTGCCCGCGTCCTGGCTCTGCCGGGGAGGGGCGGGTAGCAGTCGTTAACCACTCCGGGGCTTGTGGAGGGCGCGGCCCTGGCAGCTGGGTTCCTGCCGGACAACCCAGAAGCAGGTCACGTGTCCACCACGGGGAATGGACGAGCAACGGAGATTCCCTCAGTGGGATGTTGTCCAGTGCAGTGGATGGCCCACCTCCACACGGCAGGGACGATCTTAGACTATGTGAGGGTGAGGCCGAGTCATGAAGCCCggaggtgggcagagctcagcctCGTGCTGCTGGGCACACGCTCGCGCCCGCACACATTACGCACACACATAACAATGGCACATTTTTAAGGGAAGAACGGTTTGCGCAGAATCACGGGTGTGGCTGCCTCTGGAGGGGCGGGGAAGGAAGGAGTCACAAATGCAGAGGGCTCGTGTGTCCTGTGTTCCAATTCCTGTGGGCGGCTCGTCAGACTTCATCTTACCGTAATGCTTCGGGCGTTCGTTCATGTTTGTTCCGTGAAGCAAAGGCAGGTGGAGACAGCATCCTCAGAAGGTGGTTAAAGAGAAGAGGTGGTGGCTGGAAGGGTGTGAGGTCGACTGGGCCGGGAGGCGGAGGTGGGGCTGGTTTGTTTGAAGGAGTGAAAGAggctttgggggaggagggaggcccgTTTGGAGCCCGAAAGAAGGCAGTCCTGGGAGAGAAGGTCAGGAGAGGTTTCCCTGGGGAGGCGGCAGGCGGGGTGGCCCCTGGAGGGCCAGGGCATCCGGATGCTGGTGGGATGGAGCGGGCAGGGTGGGCTCGAGCACAGGGGCTGAGAGACCAGGGACAGGAGGCCCCTCCGTCCTGTCCCCCGGCCGAAGGGGCGTCCAGGCGCATGTGGTGCCCCTGATTTAAAGGGCCAGTAACAGTGGGCGTCACCAAGGTGGGTCtgctgggaggggggaggggatggaggcgGGAAGGGGTGAGGTCAGAGGTCGGAGAGGTGAAGAAGCAGCGCCCCTGTGTGGACTTGCCGCGGGTTCTGGCAGGTGCAGCGCGTGGGGTGGACAGAACCTCAGCCGGGAAGGGAGGAAGCGGTGGCGGGAAGGGCTGGCACCTGAGGGGGGGGACTTCACAGCAGGGGCCTCCCCCAGGGGCGCAGGCAGGGCCTGGTGAGCGGGAGTGGAGAGGCCACCGCATCCAGCGGCCTTGTGGTGACTTGTGGGAGTTGGCGGCTCATCATAGGGACAGGAGGGGAGCCTGTGCCCTGAGTGGGGGCAGGAGACCCCGCTCTCCCTGCCCGGCCTCACGGAGCAGGGCCGGGACGAGGGTTCACGGAGGGATCCCCCTCGGCCCTCAGCTAGCCGTTGCTGCCCGCTTTCCACGGCCTGGGCTGTGTCTCCCCCGTGTCCCTGACCCCACACGACCTTTTGTTCCCATCCAGAGGCCCCTGCCATTTCCCAGTAAACCCACAAGCGGGAACAGAACTGTCCCTGCAGGGGCCTCCACTGGAGGTCACAGCCCCTTGGGGCGGGACCCACAGGCTGCAGCATCTTGTCTCAGGAGGTGCACAGTTGGCCCCTATATCCCCGTCTGCCATACTCGCAGTCAACCAGTCACAGATTGAACATTtgcaggagggacttccctggcggtccagtggttgactccgtgcttccaatgcagggggtgcaggtttgatccctggccagggaactaagatcccacatgccacaactaagagcccgcgtgccgcagggccaaaaaaaaaaaaatttgcaagaaaaaaaaattccagagagttccaaaaagcaaaacttgaatttgcttcACCAAGTCCTTACATAGGATCTATATTATACGTTGTATTTACACCTGTTCATATGGCATTTACAGTGTGTTAGGCCTCACATGTGACCTAGAGATGGTTTAGAGTATACGGGAGGGTGTGTGTAGGTTACATGCAGACACTAGACCGTCTTATTAAGGGGCTTGAGCATGCTTGGATGCCGGTGTCCTCGGGGGTCCTGGAACCCATCCCCTGCAGATAACGAGGGACGATGTATGTCTCTCACAGTCCTCGGTTACAAACGGTGAAACGTACCAGAGACGGTAGCTGCAGCTTTACTAGAGTTGGGTCAGTAGGGAGCCTCTCCTGTACCCTCCGCCACCTCCGGTAGCCTCAGCGTAGCCAGAAGGGGTGCCCCCACCCATGCAGGGCAGGGGTCTCTGGGCACGTGGgggaggccaggctgggggcCCGCAGCAAGGGCGCCCCTGGCCTCCAGGCCCCGGGGTGTTGCAGCCCCTGTGGGGTCTGACGGGGCTCACGGAGCGAGTGGTGAGGCAGGCGGTCAGTGATGACCAAaaaccacggcatgtgggacatCACTGGGTGGCCAGTTCTGCCCGGCTGCGGGGCGGTGCTGGTGCAAGGCAGACCCTCGAGGAAAGAGCGGGCGGCGGCTGGGTCTCGCGGTAGCTGGTTGATGGCATCCGGATCTGTGTTCATGCCGGGCCCTGCTCTGTCTTGCAGTTATCGTGAGCCCTCAGACCGTCCTCCGGATAAACACCATCAGGATTGCTCCACGTCTGTGCTGATCATCCAGCTCATGtttctagaaatataaaaataaacccactTTCCGAGGAGTCCGGGTCTCTGTGCTCTGGGGTCGGCGGCTCTGCCGTAACAGGCTCAGTCCTGTCGTCGATTGCTGGAGGCTGAGCACCCTGACTGGGAGCTTGTCCTTAGTAAGGAATAGTCTCCCTTGGCTGGAGAAACAGGAATTTGGGAAGAATTACAGGCGTGGCCCTCCCAGGGCTGGAGCCTGGATGCTCGTGTAAGACACAGACTGATATTACTGGCTGCCCTCCACCGGGCACCGCAGGTGCGCGACGTGGGGGACACAGCCGGGGCCCAGGAGCTGACGGCAGGAGAGACACGATCtggattccactcctgggcaagATGTACAAAGATGTGAGCAAATTCCCATCCCTCGGGTAATCCAACTACCTGTTTCTAGTGATTTGCTTTTCCAAGAAGCCGAGATGCAAACCAGGCATCTGGGTGCAGAGTCCCTGCCCTTGTCCTTCTGCTCCGCTGGGTCCAGCAGGGAAGGGGGGGCACTCTGTCCAAGGCCGGGGCACGGCGCTGGGGCTGCAGAGCTGGGGCAGCGCAGCACGTGCTGGGAACTGGATGTGAAGTGACAGAGCAGAGGGGCCGGAGCAGTTTTGAACCTGATCCTGAAGGCAGCCTCCTGTCCCAGAAGGGTTGGGGGCTGCTGTCTGGGGCGGGTCAGGCCGGCAGCTGACCCCTGTGACAAGGGAGGGATCCCGAACCAGATTGGCCAGGGCTGGAGGGCAAATGGAAGGTTGTGGAGGTGGGGGTCAAGTGTAGGGAGCGGGGGGCTCCCAGGCGGCCCAGGTGTCTGGTTCTGTGTCCTTCACAGAGGCCGGGCTTCCTCCAAGAGAAAAGTTAGGGCTTTCAAGGGATACAATAAAACCCTTTATCAAACTGTAGTTAATACTTTCTTCCAGAGTCCCATGACGGGGGAGTGAGTGAGGCAGGCGGCACTGCACCAGGAGGCCtacccctctcctccctgcccctttcAGGTACCCAGTCTCCCTCAGGGATGTTGGGGGACGCTGGCTGGCCAGGCTGTGGGGACGCTCCCCCTCCTGCAGTGCCCTCCATGTACAGCAGGGGGCAGCAGTCCTACTGGATGCGGAGATTCTGCATTCCGGCCGCCGGTTACTGGCTGCAGTGCCCCTGGGGTGGGCGGCAGGGGTGGTGGGCCCACCTCAGAGCGTGGGTGCTCTCCCTCTGACACCGCCGCGTCAGGATCTGTGATAACTTTCCACACGCTGTAGCTCGTGCGGACTGCTCTGAGAGCCACGGCTCCGGATCCCGGGCCCTGGCTCTCTCCGGGTCTTCTCGGCCGGCCTAGGGCCCACTCCTGTGGTCCTTTTAACCTGTGCAGGTAAGGTGGGAATCACCTTCCACATCCTTCATCTTATGCACATCCA contains:
- the MRPL21 gene encoding 39S ribosomal protein L21, mitochondrial translates to MAAAVAAAAVAASALPVTFGRLVSACSRSVLRASGPGEASLWSASRRFSSQSASFPQGYVPKTSLSSPPWPEVVVPDPVEEARHHAEVVEKVNELIARGRYGRLFAVVHFASHQWKVTSEDLILIENKLDVACGERIRLEKVLLVGADDFTLLGRPLLGKDLVQVEATVIEKTESWPKINMRFKKRKNYKRKRIIVSPQTVLRINTIRIAPRLC